The following are encoded together in the Flavihumibacter fluvii genome:
- a CDS encoding DNA gyrase/topoisomerase IV subunit A, producing the protein MSKGKSNEQVHQNDSGVQGQYKTWFLDYASYVILERAIPALEDGLKPVQRRILHAMKEMDDGRFNKVANIIGQSMQYHPHGDASIGEALVNMGQKELLIETQGNWGDVRTGDDAAAPRYIEARLSKFALEVAFNAKTTEWQLSYDGRKNEPVTLPMKFPLLLAQGAEGIAVGLSTKILPHNFCEIIDASIKYLKGRKFELYPDFQTGGMIDVANYNEGKRGGKVRVRALIEEVDKKTLAIRNVPYGITTGGLIDSIIKANDQGKIKIKKVTDNTAAEVEIQVDLAPGISPDITIDALYAFTDCEVSISPNACVIVDHKPRFMGIHELLTVAVDNTKDLLRKELEIKLGELGEKWHYTSLEKIFFEEKIYKELEKKHETWDKVLEAIDKAFVPYKKQLKRAITREDIVKLTEKPVRRIYKLDIDELNAQIRGLEAEIKQVNHDLQHLVEFAVAYFENLLKKYGKGRERKTEIRLFEAIQAKHVAIANTKVYVNRADGFIGTGLKKDELAFECSDLDDIIVFTRRGLMKVVRVGEKVYIGKDIIHVAVFQKNDERTTYNMIYVDGATGTSYGKRFNVTGITREKEYDLTRGHEKSKVHYFTPNANGEAEVVNIILSPNCSARHKSLDFYFEELEIKGRGAMGNQITKYPIKQVKFKEAGRSTLSAVKLWFDDKFGRLNTESKGIYLGNFDGSEKLLVIYTDGNYELTDLELTQRFDPEKILMIEKFNPEKVITAVYLDNEKLQYNVKRFRIETSTLQNKFLFIKEGNGNRLEVITTDSKPILLLHTGRGTQARTQKIKLADFVEVMGWKAVGNKLADYSKSTEMEWEPKEKEDGPQASLF; encoded by the coding sequence ATGTCGAAAGGGAAGTCAAACGAACAAGTTCACCAGAATGATTCAGGTGTCCAGGGCCAGTACAAAACCTGGTTCCTGGATTATGCATCCTATGTTATTTTAGAACGTGCCATACCCGCTTTGGAGGATGGATTAAAGCCAGTACAGCGAAGGATTCTGCATGCCATGAAGGAAATGGATGATGGCCGCTTTAATAAAGTGGCCAATATCATAGGGCAAAGTATGCAGTACCATCCTCATGGTGATGCCAGCATTGGTGAGGCGCTCGTGAACATGGGCCAGAAAGAGTTGCTGATCGAAACCCAGGGAAACTGGGGGGATGTGCGGACGGGTGATGACGCAGCTGCACCCCGGTATATTGAAGCGAGGCTGAGTAAATTCGCCCTGGAAGTGGCATTTAATGCAAAGACCACAGAATGGCAATTGAGCTACGATGGCCGGAAAAATGAACCGGTCACCCTGCCCATGAAGTTCCCGTTATTATTAGCACAGGGGGCAGAAGGTATTGCCGTAGGCTTGTCCACCAAGATACTTCCGCATAATTTTTGCGAGATCATCGATGCCTCCATAAAATATTTAAAAGGCAGAAAATTTGAATTATACCCGGATTTCCAAACTGGTGGTATGATTGATGTGGCCAACTATAATGAAGGCAAAAGAGGTGGCAAAGTCAGGGTCCGTGCCCTGATTGAGGAAGTGGACAAGAAAACCCTTGCCATCCGCAATGTGCCTTATGGCATTACTACCGGCGGCCTGATCGATTCAATTATCAAAGCCAATGACCAGGGGAAGATCAAGATTAAGAAAGTGACTGATAATACAGCTGCTGAAGTGGAGATCCAGGTTGATCTTGCTCCGGGTATTTCCCCGGATATCACCATTGATGCCCTGTATGCATTTACAGACTGTGAAGTGAGTATTTCACCAAATGCCTGTGTGATTGTTGACCATAAACCCCGGTTCATGGGTATCCATGAGTTACTGACAGTGGCCGTGGACAATACCAAGGATCTGCTGCGGAAAGAGCTGGAAATCAAGCTGGGTGAACTGGGTGAAAAATGGCATTACACTTCACTCGAGAAAATCTTCTTCGAGGAAAAGATCTACAAGGAACTGGAAAAAAAGCACGAAACCTGGGATAAAGTGCTGGAGGCTATCGATAAGGCTTTTGTCCCATATAAAAAACAACTTAAAAGGGCCATTACCCGTGAAGATATAGTTAAACTAACGGAGAAGCCTGTTCGCAGGATCTATAAACTGGATATCGATGAATTGAATGCGCAGATCCGCGGACTGGAAGCAGAGATCAAACAGGTGAATCACGACCTGCAACACCTGGTGGAGTTTGCTGTTGCATATTTCGAAAACCTCTTAAAGAAATATGGCAAAGGTCGGGAGCGCAAAACTGAAATACGCCTTTTTGAAGCCATCCAGGCAAAACATGTGGCCATTGCCAATACAAAAGTTTATGTAAACCGGGCGGATGGGTTTATAGGAACCGGATTAAAGAAAGATGAACTGGCTTTTGAATGCTCAGACCTGGATGATATCATCGTCTTTACCCGGCGCGGACTCATGAAAGTGGTACGGGTGGGAGAGAAGGTGTATATCGGCAAGGATATTATCCATGTAGCTGTCTTCCAGAAGAACGACGAAAGGACAACCTATAATATGATCTATGTGGATGGGGCCACCGGCACCAGTTATGGCAAGCGCTTTAATGTAACCGGTATTACGCGTGAAAAGGAATATGACCTCACCAGGGGCCATGAAAAAAGCAAAGTGCATTATTTTACGCCAAATGCAAATGGCGAAGCTGAAGTAGTTAATATTATTTTAAGCCCTAATTGTTCCGCCCGCCATAAATCACTCGATTTTTATTTTGAGGAACTGGAAATCAAGGGGCGTGGTGCAATGGGTAACCAGATTACCAAATATCCAATTAAGCAGGTGAAATTCAAGGAGGCGGGAAGGTCAACGCTGAGTGCTGTAAAGTTGTGGTTTGATGATAAATTCGGGCGTCTGAATACGGAATCAAAGGGTATTTACCTGGGTAATTTCGACGGATCAGAAAAACTCCTGGTTATATATACTGATGGCAATTATGAACTAACTGACCTTGAATTAACCCAGCGATTTGACCCTGAAAAAATCCTGATGATTGAAAAATTCAATCCGGAAAAAGTCATCACAGCAGTATACCTGGATAATGAAAAACTGCAATACAATGTGAAGCGGTTCAGGATAGAGACATCCACCTTGCAAAATAAATTCCTGTTTATTAAAGAAGGGAATGGTAATCGCCTGGAAGTCATTACAACTGACTCCAAGCCCATCCTGTTATTGCATACGGGGCGCGGCACGCAGGCCAGGACCCAGAAAATAAAGCTGGCTGATTTTGTAGAAGTGATGGGGTGGAAGGCAGTAGGTAACAAGCTTGCAGATTATTCGAAAAGTACTGAAATGGAATGGGAACCAAAGGAGAAAGAAGATGGTCCACAGGCTTCTCTATTTTAA
- the smpB gene encoding SsrA-binding protein SmpB, with product MELKNRSAFHDYYFETTYIAGMVLVGTEVKAIRNGKVSFNDAYCVFEKGELYVKNMHISEYSFGTTQKHEPTQERKLLLHKKELKKLEAKTKEKGYTIIPLKIFFTEKNIAKLEIGLGKGKKVHDKRDSIKKREVERDIKRYLK from the coding sequence GTGGAACTCAAGAACAGATCAGCCTTTCATGATTATTATTTTGAAACGACGTATATCGCCGGTATGGTATTGGTGGGTACTGAGGTAAAAGCCATCCGCAACGGAAAGGTCAGTTTCAATGATGCCTATTGCGTATTTGAGAAAGGAGAGCTATATGTAAAGAATATGCATATATCAGAATATTCATTCGGAACTACACAAAAACACGAACCGACCCAGGAAAGAAAGCTTTTATTGCATAAAAAAGAGCTCAAGAAGCTGGAAGCGAAGACGAAAGAGAAAGGTTATACAATAATTCCCCTAAAGATATTCTTTACTGAAAAAAACATTGCCAAGCTGGAAATTGGTCTGGGTAAGGGGAAAAAAGTGCACGATAAAAGGGATTCGATCAAGAAGCGTGAGGTTGAGCGCGACATTAAACGTTACCTGAAGTAA
- the accD gene encoding acetyl-CoA carboxylase, carboxyltransferase subunit beta: MAKHEEDFDANLAGEEGQSEETKSSWFKRIKKGILTSTAEKKETPEGLWTKCPECNYICTMNELREHLFVCSKCNYHHRIGSTEYFEILFDEGQMDVMFENIRSKDFLHFTDLKSYEKRLQEIWAKTDITDSIRVASGKINGNQIVIACMDFEFIGGSLGSVMGERIARAVDFCLQNQTPLMIICKSGGARMMESAFSLMQLAKVSGKLSQMTDAKVPYISFLTDPSFGGISASFGMLGDLNIAEPGALIGFAGPRVIKETIKRDLPEGFQRSEFLLEHGFLDFIIDRKQLKERLGTLLVLFKN; encoded by the coding sequence ATGGCAAAACACGAGGAAGATTTTGATGCAAATCTGGCTGGTGAGGAAGGACAATCAGAGGAGACGAAATCAAGTTGGTTTAAACGCATCAAGAAAGGTATTCTGACTAGTACTGCGGAAAAAAAGGAAACACCTGAGGGCTTATGGACCAAATGCCCGGAGTGTAACTACATCTGCACTATGAACGAATTACGCGAGCACCTGTTCGTTTGTTCCAAATGCAACTACCACCACCGGATTGGCAGTACCGAATATTTTGAGATTTTATTTGATGAGGGCCAGATGGACGTGATGTTTGAAAATATCCGGTCCAAGGATTTCCTGCATTTTACAGATCTTAAATCGTATGAAAAACGATTACAGGAAATCTGGGCAAAAACCGATATTACCGATTCTATAAGGGTGGCTTCCGGTAAAATAAACGGGAACCAAATCGTAATAGCCTGTATGGATTTTGAGTTTATCGGGGGTTCATTAGGTAGTGTAATGGGCGAAAGAATTGCACGAGCTGTTGACTTTTGCCTTCAAAACCAAACACCATTAATGATTATTTGCAAATCAGGTGGTGCCAGGATGATGGAAAGTGCATTTTCCCTGATGCAACTGGCTAAAGTATCTGGAAAACTATCCCAGATGACCGACGCAAAAGTGCCTTATATTTCATTTTTAACCGACCCGTCTTTTGGTGGTATATCAGCTTCATTCGGAATGTTAGGTGACCTTAATATTGCCGAACCAGGCGCATTGATCGGTTTTGCAGGGCCAAGGGTTATTAAAGAAACAATCAAACGTGATCTCCCGGAAGGTTTCCAACGAAGCGAATTCCTGCTTGAACATGGATTTCTCGACTTTATTATCGACAGGAAACAGTTAAAAGAGAGGCTAGGTACCCTGCTGGTACTCTTCAAAAACTAA
- the pgi gene encoding glucose-6-phosphate isomerase, whose amino-acid sequence MLSTVNPTHTSAWKNLQLHYEKEMKQAHLRQLFIEDPLRFSRFSHSFGDILFDLSKNIVTEKTWSLLLDLARETKVVEAIQSMFNGDPINQTEGRAVLHTALRNRSGQPVYTAGKDIMPEVLQVLSQMKDFAAKIHSGEWTGYTGKPIRYIVNIGIGGSDLGPLMVTEALKPFWVPGIQPYFVSNVDGTHIAETLKKVNPEETLFLVASKTFTTQETMTNALTARDWFLASAKDNAFVARHFVALSTNEKAVVEFGIDKANMFGFWDWVGGRYSLWSAIGLSIVLTIGFDHFEQLLAGAYSVDAHFKTTEPAKNIPVLLALNGLWYTNFFGADSEAILPYDQYMHRFAAYFQQGNMESNGKSVDRNGDPVTYATGPIIWGEPGTNGQHAFYQLIHQGTPMIPCDFIAPAKSHNPVGDHHVKLMSNFFAQTEALMNGKTAEEARAELQKTGLSESEIERLVPFKVFSGNRPTNSILVKEITPFTLGQLIAIYEHKIFVQGVIWNIFSFDQWGVELGKQLANKILPELTTNTLVDSHDSSTNGLINSFKKMRQ is encoded by the coding sequence ATGTTATCTACTGTTAATCCTACGCATACCAGCGCATGGAAGAATCTTCAATTGCATTATGAAAAGGAAATGAAACAGGCACACCTGCGACAACTTTTTATTGAAGACCCGCTACGTTTTTCAAGGTTTTCCCACAGTTTTGGCGATATCCTTTTTGATCTTTCGAAAAATATTGTAACAGAAAAAACCTGGTCGCTTCTATTGGACCTGGCGCGGGAAACAAAAGTGGTGGAAGCCATCCAGTCTATGTTTAATGGCGACCCTATAAACCAAACCGAGGGCCGTGCTGTATTGCATACCGCTTTAAGGAACCGCAGCGGGCAACCCGTTTATACAGCTGGTAAAGATATAATGCCTGAAGTATTGCAGGTCCTGTCCCAAATGAAGGACTTCGCTGCAAAAATCCATAGCGGGGAATGGACTGGCTATACAGGGAAACCCATCCGGTATATTGTAAATATTGGCATCGGGGGTAGCGACCTTGGCCCGTTAATGGTGACAGAAGCCCTGAAGCCCTTCTGGGTGCCTGGTATCCAACCCTATTTTGTATCTAATGTGGATGGCACACATATCGCTGAAACCTTAAAAAAAGTAAACCCGGAAGAAACCTTGTTCCTGGTGGCATCAAAAACCTTTACCACGCAGGAAACCATGACGAATGCACTTACTGCCCGCGATTGGTTCCTCGCTTCGGCAAAAGACAATGCATTTGTGGCCAGGCATTTTGTCGCACTTTCCACCAATGAAAAGGCCGTTGTAGAATTTGGGATTGATAAAGCCAATATGTTTGGGTTTTGGGATTGGGTAGGCGGACGTTATTCTTTATGGAGTGCAATCGGACTTTCTATTGTTCTGACCATTGGATTTGACCATTTTGAGCAATTGCTGGCAGGGGCCTACTCAGTTGATGCACATTTTAAAACCACAGAACCAGCGAAAAATATCCCGGTTTTACTGGCGCTGAATGGTTTGTGGTACACTAATTTCTTTGGTGCCGATAGTGAAGCGATACTTCCTTATGACCAGTACATGCACCGCTTTGCAGCCTATTTTCAACAAGGAAATATGGAAAGCAATGGCAAATCGGTTGATCGTAATGGTGACCCGGTGACCTATGCAACCGGTCCAATCATTTGGGGTGAACCTGGGACAAACGGGCAACATGCATTTTACCAGTTGATCCACCAGGGCACACCTATGATCCCCTGCGATTTTATTGCCCCTGCCAAAAGCCATAACCCGGTTGGCGATCATCATGTAAAATTGATGTCAAACTTCTTCGCCCAAACCGAAGCCCTAATGAACGGCAAAACTGCTGAGGAAGCCCGCGCTGAATTGCAAAAAACAGGGTTGAGTGAATCTGAAATCGAAAGATTGGTGCCTTTTAAGGTCTTTAGTGGCAACCGGCCAACCAATTCAATCCTGGTTAAGGAAATCACCCCATTCACTCTTGGACAATTGATTGCGATCTATGAACATAAAATCTTCGTTCAGGGGGTTATATGGAATATTTTCAGTTTCGACCAATGGGGTGTTGAATTAGGTAAGCAGTTAGCCAATAAAATATTGCCTGAACTCACCACAAATACACTGGTAGATTCCCATGATAGTTCCACAAACGGATTGATCAATAGTTTCAAGAAGATGCGGCAATAA
- the ltaE gene encoding low-specificity L-threonine aldolase encodes MRIELRSDTFTKPTAAMLNAMFKAEVGDDVFGEDPSVNLLEARAAAIFGKPAALYCPTGTMSNQIAIKVHTQPGDELICDQQAHVYIYEGGGIAFNSGCQVKAIKGDQGRINAAQVADAINPDDVHKARTSLVCLENTSNRGGGSCYNLSDIVQISQLCKVEGLSLHLDGARLFNALVATGQSALQYGEVFDSISVCLNKGLGCPIGSILIGSQEFIRKARRIRKVFGGGMRQAGFMAAAGIYALEHHIHRLQTDHDNAKQIASALLKKDFVGGIMPVETNLVIFEVTGRFSAAELVHRFKVNDIHCLAISPTQIRMVTHLDITTTMVNRLVSVIDGL; translated from the coding sequence ATGAGAATTGAATTACGCTCTGATACCTTCACCAAACCAACCGCAGCCATGCTGAACGCCATGTTCAAGGCGGAAGTCGGGGATGACGTTTTTGGGGAAGATCCTAGTGTTAACCTACTGGAAGCCAGGGCTGCCGCAATCTTTGGCAAGCCAGCCGCACTATATTGCCCAACAGGCACAATGAGCAACCAAATCGCCATAAAAGTGCATACCCAGCCCGGGGATGAACTGATTTGCGATCAGCAGGCACATGTTTACATATATGAAGGCGGTGGTATCGCTTTTAATTCAGGCTGCCAGGTGAAGGCGATAAAAGGTGACCAGGGACGCATCAATGCCGCCCAGGTTGCAGATGCGATTAACCCTGATGATGTTCATAAGGCCCGTACATCCCTTGTTTGCCTCGAGAATACAAGTAACCGTGGTGGCGGCAGCTGTTATAACTTGTCTGATATTGTACAGATCAGCCAGCTTTGTAAAGTCGAAGGACTTTCCCTCCACCTCGATGGAGCCCGGCTGTTTAATGCCCTTGTGGCAACTGGTCAATCTGCCCTGCAATACGGAGAAGTATTCGACAGCATTTCCGTTTGCCTGAATAAGGGCTTAGGCTGCCCTATCGGCAGTATCCTGATCGGTTCGCAGGAATTTATTCGCAAAGCCCGCAGGATCAGAAAGGTATTTGGTGGCGGCATGCGGCAGGCTGGTTTTATGGCAGCTGCAGGAATTTATGCGCTGGAACACCATATCCACCGTTTACAAACTGATCACGACAATGCCAAACAAATTGCTTCTGCTCTATTGAAAAAAGATTTTGTGGGTGGCATTATGCCGGTAGAAACCAACCTGGTTATTTTTGAAGTGACCGGTCGTTTTTCAGCTGCAGAACTGGTTCATAGGTTCAAAGTAAATGACATTCATTGTTTGGCCATTTCCCCAACCCAAATCAGGATGGTAACCCATTTAGACATTACTACAACTATGGTAAATCGGTTGGTTTCAGTTATAGATGGTCTCTAA